In the Astatotilapia calliptera chromosome 5, fAstCal1.2, whole genome shotgun sequence genome, one interval contains:
- the cass4 gene encoding cas scaffolding protein family member 4, protein MNQLAKALYDNTAECPDELAFRKGDILTVINPNVAGTSGWWMCSLYGRHGLAPANRLKLLPQMVTPAVHEVPRSTHGKTDDSVQNIYQTPRTTSSPAYERMDMIYKVPSAHLLASKGPEAPGPEAHKPSSFSTASSPNGKMYDVPNQPKKASFYTKTTPPTPMPRMQVLEKGLNSPETLMCSKPEDSYVYPVPPPPSQEPNYDIPIPSATESRNKTIDGYNTLPSSRKPELIYDVPVGPEKQSPSRGISDTLSSKSISRPMYDTLPAHRKESPPILLYDIPKPKSPDIQIKTKVLPKDYNKLPTPKPTEESVYVVPAKEEHLIQGVTDQPNDQNPIECRGNSSNDFELQRVRLQRMRNFLVCTTFHGIQESGQTALREDEQGRNKHLSAADNQRISTASSSSNSSCDSLALSSSSPELLREVTLGQDEACRKLLDLQESVCEAVPKLMHFVSSHWRCKEHLEKHLKEIKEAAELIVCSLTGFLNFALDVKGNARRLTDANLQTRLFKQLSIIEDSGVILQQTVSNLNEAKWPLNKLSQEPGKVQTPDQLERFVMVARTIPDDVKRLVSIINANGKLLFRTPQRDQESVNTTDPPEKKCPDKTKQEGDLAEDDNVYVELQTKKEENKQQEVQKEPKENVTPRTETTKAKQHSSDSGTEEKQLSSMSEHCRLYFGALQKAIGGFVGSLQDGQPPEKFISQSKLVIMVGQRLVDTLYREAHRKGSNQSLLCKSNHLCALLKQLAVATKKAALHFPDKQALREAQEFATQLAQRAQHFRLSLEL, encoded by the exons ATG aaCCAATTAGCAAAGGCTCTGTATGACAACACAGCAGAGTGTCCAGATGAACTGGCCTTTAGAAAGGGCGACATCCTCACAGTGATAAATCCAAACGTGGCTGGAACCAGTGGGTGGTGGATGTGCTCTCTGTATGGACGACATGGCCTGGCACCTGCAAACAGACTAAAGCTCTTACCGCAGATGGTGACACCAGCAGTGCATGAAGTGCCCAGGTCAACTCATGGTAAAACTGATGACAGTGTGCAAAATATCTACCAGACACCCAGAACCACCAGCAGTCCTGCTTATGAACGCATGGACATGATCTACAAGGTCCCCTCTGCTCACTTATTGGCTTCAAAGGGTCCAGAAGCACCAGGACCCGAAGCACACAAG CCTTCATCCTTCAGTACAGCATCCAGTCCAAATGGGAAGATGTACGATGTGCCGAACCAACCAAAAAAAGCTTCCTTTTACACT AAGACAACGCCTCCTACACCGATGCCACGAATGCAAGTTCTGGAGAAGGGCCTTAACTCTCCGGAGACTTTAATGTGTAGCAAACCAGAAGACTCTTAT GTGTATCCGGTCCCACCACCCCCTTCTCAGGAGCCAAATTATGACATCCCCATTCCATCAGCCACAGAATCCCGAAATAAAACGATAGATGGATACAACACCCTTCCCAGTTCTCGCAAACCTGAGTTGATCTATGATGTGCCAGTGGgacctgagaaacaaagtccaTCCCGTGGCATCTCTGATACCTTGTCCAGCAAATCAATTTCCAGGCCGATGTATGACACTCTTCCAGCACATCGAAAAGAAAGTCCACCTATATTGCTTTATGATATACCCAAACCAAAATCTCCCGATATCcagattaaaacaaaagtaTTACCAAAAGATTACAACAAACTTCCAACCCCGAAGCCAACAGAAGAGTCTGTATATGTGGTTCCAGCCAAGGAGGAACACCTCATCCAAGGTGTCACCGATCAGCCCAATGATCAAAACCCCATAGAGTGCAGGGGTAACTCAAGCAATGATTTTGAACTCCAAAGAGTGCGTCTGCAGCGGATGAGGAACTTTCTGGTCTGTACAACCTTTCACGGCATTCAAGAAAGCGGGCAAACTGCATTGCGTGAAGATGAGCAAGGTCGAAACAAGCATCTGTCTGCAGCAGATAATCAAAGAATCAGCACGGCCTCCAGCTCTTCCAACAGCTCCTGTGACTCTCTGGCCCTGAGCTCCTCTTCCCCCGAGCTTCTGCGAGAAGTAACACTCGGTCAGGATGAGGCGTGCCGCAAACTGCTGGACTTGCAGGAATCTGTTTGTGAAGCTGTGCCCAAACTCATGCATTTTGTCAGCAGTCATTGGAGGTGTAAGGAACATCTGGAGAAACATCTCAAGGAGATCAAGGAAGCAGCAGAGTTGATTGTTTGTTCTCTGACAGGCTTCCTAAACTTTGCCCTAGATGTTAAAGGAAATGCCCGTCGTTTGACTGATGCCAACCTGCAGACCAGGCTCTTTAAACAGCTTTCCATCATAGAGGATTCAGGTGTGATTTTACAACAAACAGTGAGTAATCTGAATGAGGCCAAATGGCCTCTAAATAAGCTCAGTCAGGAACCGGGGAAGGTCCAGACACCTGACCAATTGGAGCGCTTTGTTATGGTGGCAAGAACTATTCCAGATGATGTAAAGCGCCTAGTATCGATCATCAACGCCAATGGCAAGCTTCTGTTCCGAACTCCTCAGAGAGATCAAGAGTCTGTAAACACCACGGACcctccagaaaaaaaatgtcctgacaaaaccaaacaagaaGGGGACTTAGCTGAGGATGACAACGTTTACGTGGAGCTGCAG AccaagaaagaggaaaacaaacagcaggaaGTGCAGAAGGAACCTAAAGAGAATGTCACACCAAGAACAGAGACGACGAAG GCCAAGCAACACTCCTCCGACTCTGGCACCGAAGAAAAGCAATTATCTTCCATGTCAGAGCACTGTAGACTTTACTTTGGTGCTCTCCAAAAGGCCATTGGTGGATTTGTGGGAAGCCTTCAGGATGGCCAGCCACCAGAGAAATTCATCTCACAAAGTAAGCTGGTGATTATGGTGGGCCAGAGACTGGTAGACACTTTGTACAGGGAAGCCCATCGTAAAGGGTCTAACCAAAGTCTGCTGTGTAAGAGCAACCACCTGTGCGCTCTCCTGAAGCAGCTAGCTGTGGCCACCAAGAAGGCGGCACTGCACTTTCCTGATAAGCAAGCTCTTCGCGAAGCTCAAGAGTTTGCAACGCAGCTGGCCCAGAGAGCACAGCACTTTCGGCTATCGCTTGAGCTCTGA
- the cstf1 gene encoding cleavage stimulation factor subunit 1, with protein sequence MFRPKPTLKDRQHLYKLIISQLLYDGYTSIANSLINEVKPQSVVSPSEQLMQLAKIGMENDDTAVQYAIGRSDTVAPGVGIDLEFDADVQTMSPEASEYETCYVTSHKGPCRVATYSRDGQLIATGSADASIKILDTERMLAKSAMPIEVMMNETAQQNMENHPVIRTLYDHVDEVTCLAFHPTEQILASGSRDYTLKLFDYSKPSAKRAFKYIQEAEMLRSISFHPSGDFLLVGTQHPTLRLYDVNTFQCFVSCNPLDQHTDTISGVSYNPTANSYVTCSKDGSIKLWDGISNRCVTTFEKAHDGAEVCSAIFSKNSKYILSSGKDSVVKLWEISTGRTLVKYTGAGLSGRQMHRTQGVFNHTEDYVLLPDERTISLCCWDSRTAERKNLLSLGHNNIVRCIVHSPTNPGFMTCSDDFRARFWYRRTTTD encoded by the exons ATGTTTCGTCCCAAACCGACTCTGAAGGACCGACAGCACCTGTACAAGCTTATCATCAGCCAGCTGCTCTACGATGGATACACTAGCATCGCCAACAGTCTCATCAATGAGGTGAAGCCACAGAGCGTTGTGTCTCCCTCTGAGCAGCTCATGCAGCTGGCAAAGATAG GGATGGAAAATGACGATACTGCTGTTCAGTATGCGATCGGTCGCTCCGATACTGTAGCCCCGGGTGTTGGCATCGATCTGGAATTTGACGCAGACGTCCAGACCATGTCTCCAGAGGCGTCAGAGTATGAGACCTGCTACGTCACATCTCACAAGGGCCCTTGCCGCGTTGCTACATACAGTCGAGATGGTCAGCTGATCGCTACAGGCTCTGCTGACGCCTCCATCAAGATCCTGGATACTGAGCGCATGCTGGCGAAGAGTGCCATGCCCATTGAG GTGATGATGAATGAGACGGCGCAGCAAAACATGGAGAATCACCCTGTGATTCGGACGCTGTACGACCACGTCGATGAAGTCACCTGCCTTGCCTTCCATCCCACCGAACAGATTCTGGCATCTGGCTCCAGAGATTACACCCTCAAACTGTTTGACTACTCCAAGCCCTCTGCAAAAAGAGCCTTTAAATATATACAG GAAGCAGAAATGCTGCGTTCAATCTCCTTCCACCCCTCTGGTGACTTCCTGCTAGTGGGGACGCAGCACCCCACCCTGCGCCTCTATGATGTCAACACTTTCCAGTGCTTCGTGTCTTGCAACCCACTGGACCAGCACACAGACACCATCAGCGGGGTCAGCTACAACCCCACAGCTAATAGCTATGTCACCTGCAGCAAGGACGGCAGCATCAAGCTGTGGGACGGTATCTCTAACCGCTGCGTGACGACCTTTGAGAAGGCACATGATGGAGCGGAGGTGTGCTCCGCCATCTTTTCCAAGAACTCCAAGTACATCCTGTCCAGTGGGAAAGACTCGGTGGTCAAACTTTGGGAGATCTCAACAGGCAGGACTCTGGTCAAGTACACAG GCGCAGGGCTGAGCGGCCGTCAGATGCACCGTACGCAGGGCGTGTTCAACCACACGGAGGACTACGTGCTGCTGCCTGACGAGCGCACCATCAGCCTCTGCTGCTGGGACTCCCGCACAGCCGAGAGGAAAAACCTGCTGTCTCTGGGTCACAATAACATTGTCCGCTGCATCGTCCACTCACCAACCAACCCGGGCTTCATGACCTGCAGTGATGACTTCAGGGCCCGTTTCTGGTACCGCCGCACAACCACAGACTGA